The Malus domestica chromosome 06, GDT2T_hap1 genome has a segment encoding these proteins:
- the LOC139197061 gene encoding uncharacterized protein, with protein MGFCYLWFLSQIYLLPNCSGLSFLFRRNGFLLFSKKGGLMAELARRRIKVLEDKGKQSFKTAMKVDLVIAGSAVCASWIDQYMDHFPAGASQIAWWIMENRREYFDRAKVVLNQVKTLVFLSESESKQWQDWCEEEKIQLRSLPVIVPLSINDELAFVAGIACSLNTPSASTEKMLEKRQLLRDSVRKEMGLTDNDMLVISLSSINPGKGQLLLLDSARLVIEEKPVKDDPKIKNPVHKRQAHSTLGRKHHLRALLQELNDDDEYHQMNLLSDKGGTLKQSVKFLIGSVGSRSNKVVNVKELLGFLSQHSNLSKSVLWTPATTRVAALYSAADVYVMNSQGLGGTFGRVTIEAMAFGLPVLGTEAGGTAVLHEAASQLPPETPIEDVMVPEDVGFQIMTDVLD; from the exons ATGGGTTTTTGTTATTTATGGTTTTTGTCACAAATTTATCTGTTACCAAATTGCTCGGGGTTAAGTTTCCTTTTTCGAAGAAATGGGTTTTTGTTATTTAGCAAGAAGGGTGGCTTGATGGCAGAGCTAGCTAGGAGAAGAATCAAGGTGCTTGAGGATAAAGGAAAACAAAGCTTCAAAACTGCTATGAAGGTAGATCTCGTCATCGCCGGGTCAGCAGTGTGTGCATCATGGATTG ATCAATACATGGATCATTTTCCAGCTGGTGCAAGTCAAATTGCTTGGTGGATTATGGAAAACCGGAGGGAATACTTTGATCGCGCGAAGGTTGTGCTTAACCAAGTGAAAACGCTTGTTTTCCTATCTGAATCAGAGTCTAAACAATGGCAAGACTGGTGTGAAGAAGAAAAGATTCAGCTGAGGTCTCTGCCTGTCATTGTACCACTCTCTATTAATGATGAACTGGCCTTTGTAGCTGGCATAGCTTGTTCACTTAATACTCCATCCGCTAGTACTGAGAAGATGCTCGAGAAGAGGCAGTTATTGCGAGATTCAGTCAGAAAGGAAATGGGGCTAACAGATAATGATATGCTTGTGATATCTCTGAGCAGTATAAACCCTGGGAAGGGGCAGCTCTTGCTTCTTGACTCAGCACGCTTGGTGATCGAAGAAAAACCTGTGAAAGATGATCCGAAGATAAAAAATCCAGTACATAAGCGCCAAGCCCACTCTACCTTGGGTAGAAAACATCACTTGAGAGCTTTGTTACAAGAATtgaatgatgatgatgagtaTCATCAAATGAATT TGTTGTCAGATAAAGGAGGAACACTCAAACAATCTGTTAAATTTCTTATTGGTTCTGTTGGATCTAGGAGCAATAAGGTCGTTAATGTCAAAGAACTTTTGGGATTCCTATCTCAGCATTCAAACTTGTCAAAGTCAGTGTTGTGGACTCCGGCAACCACACGTGTAGCTGCATTATACTCCGCAGCTGATGTTTATGTCATGAACTCTCAG GGACTGGGAGGAACTTTTGGGAGAGTGACAATTGAAGCCATGGCATTCGGTCTTCCG GTGCTTGGAACAGAAGCCGGAGGCACTGCTGTTCTCCATGAAGCAGCATCGCAGCTTCCCCCGGAGACCCCGATCGAGGACGTCATGGTACCTGAGGATGTAGGTTTTCAGATCATGACTGATGTCCTGGATTAG